The DNA window GGACAGCCGTTCAGGATCAAGTATCTTGAGGCGATCTACGACTACGTGAACAAGTTCGAGGGCGTCGTGCATTGGAATGGCGAGCAGATCCTCGACTGGTACAACGGGCAGACCGCCGTGCAGCCGGGATCGAAGGCGTGAGCGCCGCAGTCCAGCGCGTCCTGCCGGCGATCCCGGCCACCGAAGTGCCGGTTGTGGGCGGCGGTTTCTTTCCGGTTCGCCGGGTCTATTGCGTCGGCCGTAACTATGTCGACCACATCCGCGAGATGAAGGAAGCCGACGAACGCGATCCGCCGTTCTTCTTTCAAAAGCCGCGCGACGCCGTAGTGCCCAATGGCGCGCAGGTGCCCTATCCGCCGTTCACCTCCGATTTTCAGTTCGAGGTGGAACTGGTGATCGCGATCGGCTGCGGCGGGCGCGATATTGCTGTTGCCGACGCGCGCGATCATATCTGGGGTTATGCCGTCGGCATCGACCTGACGCGGCGCGATCGTCAGCGTGACGCGCGCGATCTGCGTCTGCCGTGGGAAGTCGGCAAGAGCTTCGACGCCTCCGCGCCCTGCGGCACCATCGCGCCGGTGCGCGATGCACGGCATTTCAAGGGCAGCAACATCACGCTCTCGGTGAATGGCATCGAGCGCCAGCGCGGCGATATCGGGCAGATGATCTGGAGCGTGCCCGAGGTGATCGCGCAATTGTCGAAGCAAGTCACGCTCGGCACAGGCGATCTGATTTATTCTGGCACCCCGGCGGGAGTGGGTCCCGTTATGCCGGGCGATCTGATTGCCGCCCATATCGAGGGGCTGCCGTCGCTTACCATCACCATCACTCCACTTGAGGCATGACCATGTTGCCCACCGAACGCATTGCCTATTCGCCGATTGCGACCCGTCCGCCGCTGAAACTGCCGAATGGCGCGCGGATGGCAGTGTGGGTGATCGTCAATGTCGAGGAGTGGGACGCCAAGCAGACGATGCCGCGCACCGTGCTGACGCCGCCGGCCGGCGGTTCGCCAACCCCCGACATTCCGAACTGGGCCTGGCACGAATACGGCAACCGCGTTGGCTTCTGGCGCATCCTCAAGGTGTTCGACGAATTCAATATCCCTGGCGTACTCGCCATCAACGGCTCGGCGCTCGCGGCCTATCCGCCGATCGTCGAGGCGGCGATGGCGCGCAATTGGGAGTTCATGGGCCACGGCTTCACCCAGCGCAACATGCAGAAAGTTGAGAACGAGCGCGAGGACATACGCAAGACCGCCGACGTGATCGCCAAGGCGACCGGTAAGCGACCGCGGGGCTGGCTTGGCCCTGGCCTCACCGAGACCTGGGAGACGCCGGACCTGCTCAAGGAGGAGGGTTACGATTATGTCGCCGACTGGGTGCTGGACGACCAACCAGTCTGGCTCAAGACCACCACCAAGCCTATCGTCAATGTGCCCTATACCCAGGAATGCAATGACGTCGCGATGATGCTGATCCAGCATCACAAGGCCTCGGAGTATTACGACCGCGCCATCGACCAGTTCGAACAGATCTACGACGATGCAGCGGATTCCGCCCGGATCATGGCGCTGGTTTTGCATCCCTACATCATGGGTGCGCCGCATCGCCTGAAATATTTCCGCCGTATCTTCGAAACCATCCGGAAGAAGCCGGACGTCGCGTTCATGACCGGAGAACAGATCCTCGACTGGTATCTCTCCGTGGGACCGAAACCGCCGTAGTCACGGATCAGGGATGAGTATCTTTCAACTCCTTAACGGATTGACCTTCGCCGCACTGCTGTTTGTGGTGGCGAGCGGCTTTACGTTGATATTCGGGTTGCTGCGCATCGTCAATCTGGCCCATGGCGCGCTGTATCTGTTCGGCGGTTACGTCGGCTTCACCGTCGCAGTAAAGACCGGCAGCTTCGCGCTCGGCGGTATTGGCGCCATGGTTGCCATAGCAGCGATCGGCTTCGTGCTCGACCAGGGTTTGCTGCGTTTTGTGCGTGGCAACGAGCTGCGTCAGGTGCTGCTGACGCTCGGCTTTGCGTTCGTGCTTAACGATCTGGCCCTGGTGATCTGGGGCGGCGACAGTTTTACGGTGCCGATCCCGCAGACGCTGCGCGGCGGCCTGCGTGTGTTCGGCGTATTTTATCCGACCTATCGTTTGTTTGTGTTGGTCACCGGCATCGTGCTGTTCGCAGCGCTTTGGCTCCTGCTGAATCATACGCGCCTCGGCGCCTTGATCCGCGCCGGCGTCGATGACGCCGAGATGGTGGAAGCGTCAGGGGTCAATATCCGCCGCGTGTTCCTTGTCACCTTTTTGCTCGGTTCGGCTTTGGCCGGCCTCGGCGGCTTGATGGGCGGCGCCTTCCTCTCGCTGTATCCGTCGGCCGATGCCGAGATCCTGGTATTCAGCCTCGCGGTGGTGATCATCGGCGGGCGCGGCAGCCTGGTCGGTGTTGGTGTCGGCAGCCTGCTGGTCGGCCTGCTCAACACGCTCGGCCAGGTGATGTTTCCGGAACTGGCCTATTTCGTGATTTTCGGTCCCATGGCGGTGCTGCTGGCATTCCGTCCGCTCGGTCTGTTCGGACGGGCCGCATGACGACGCCGGTCGCACCGAGGGTTTTGGGTGTTGCCGGAATGACCGGACGCGCGGCGCTGATCGCCGCCATCATTGTTGTCGCTGCCGCGGCCTTGCCGTTGCTGCTGTCGAATTATCAGGTCGGCCTCGCCACCGAAGTGCTGATCTTCGGAATTCTGGCGATGTCGATCGATATCCTCGCCGGCTTTGCCGGGCGCACCTCGCTTGGCCATGGCGCGATCTTCGGCGTCTCCACCTATGTCGTCGTCTACGCCACGACCCATGCCGGACTGCCGCCGGCGGTCGCCTTCGCGGCCGGCGTGTTGGCCGCCACAGTGGTTGCGGCGATCTTCGGATTGCTCGCGGTGCGCACCTCCGGTGTCTACTTCCTGCTGCTGACATTGGCGCTCGGCATGATCGTCTGGGGTATCTGCTTGCGCTGGACCCAGGTGACCGGTGGCGAAAACGGTATGCGCGGCGACGTTCGTCCGGCGGTGCTGCTGACCAACAGCACGTTTTATTGGGCCGTGCTTGCCAGCGCCGCGGTGGTAGCATTTGCGATGTGGCGGTTCGTGCGCTCGCCGTTCGGTCTGACGCTGCGCGGCATCCGCGACAGCGAAAGCCGCATGCGCAGCCTCGGCTACAACGTGCCGCTACATTTATTCATCGGCTTCACGGTGTCCGGATTCTTTGCCGGCGTCGCAGGCGCACTGTACGCGATGTTCAACAACTTCGTCAGCCCGTCTACCGTGGCGCTGGCGCAGTCAGTCGAGGGCGTGTTGATGATGATCGCCGGCGGTGTCGGCACGCTGTTTGGCGCGTTCGTTGGCGCCGCCGCGATCATCGCGCTGGAGAACGTGGTCAGCGCCTATACCGAGCGCTGGCAGATGGTGCTCGGCATCACCTTCATCCTCATCATGATCTTCGCCCCTGAGGGCATCATCGGCAAGCTGCGCGCCACTCTGACACGCAAGGTGCGTTAATCGAATGCTTTTACGAAAGGATATCGAAATGGACCGCAGGCAATTTCTGAAAAACACAACGGCCGCGTTAACCGTCGCAGGCGCGGGCGTCGGACCATGGCGCAGTGCCCAGGCGCAGGCAGGCCCGATCAAGATCGGTCTGCTCGCGCCGCTCACCGGCGTTGTCGCCTCGGGCGGCAAGGAGATGGTTGAGGGCGTGCAGTTCTATCTCGATCGGGTCAAGGGCGAGATGGGTGGCCGCAAGGTCGAATTGGTGATCGAGGACGACGCCTCCAACCCCGACACCGCTTTGCAGAAAGCACGCCGCCTTGTCGAGCAGGGCAATTGCCACATGCTGATCGGTAATCTGCTCGCCAACACCGGATTGGCGGTTGCCAACTACGTCAAGGGCACCGGTACGCCATACTTCATTCCGATCATTGCTGCAGACGACCTGACCCAGCGCCAACGTATCAAGAACGTGATCCGCGTCGCCGGGTACAGCGCCAGTGAATTCACCCATCCGCTCGGCGATTGGGCGCTGAAGCAGGGTTACAAGAAGATCGCAACCATCAGCCAGGACTACACCTTCGGCCACGAGCAGTGCGGCGGGCTCGCCCAGGTGTTCACCGAAGGCGGTGGCGAGATCGTGCAGCAGTTCTGGCATCCGCTCAACACGGCGGACTTCAGCCCCTATCTCGGCCAGCTCGCCGACCTTAAGATCGATGCGGTCTTTGCGATGGAGACCGGCGCGGATGCTACCCGCTTTATCCAGCAATATTCCAGCTTCGGCCTGAAGGCGCAGACGCCTCTGCTCGCCGCGATGAACGGCACCGACCAGTCGGTGATCCGGACGCTTGGCGAGGAATGCGAGGGCATCATCTCGCCGGCGCATTTCGCGGAGGGTTCGGACAATCCGGTGACGCAGGAGTTCGCCAAGGAATATGAGGCGAAGTACGGCAAGATCCCGTCGCTCTACGGTTTCTCGATGTATTCCGGCGTGATGTGGATCGACGCTGCGCTAAAGAAGATGGGTGGCAAGGTGGAGGGCCGCGACGCCTTCATCGATACCGTGTTGAAGACCGAACTTGATGGCTCACCGCTCGGCAAGGCCGTCAAGCTCGATGCCTACGGCAACCCGATTTACGACGTTTATATCCGCAAGGTCGCGAAGCGCGCCGACGGCAAATTCTGGAACGTGCCGGTCACCTCCTATCCGAACGTCTCGCAGTTCTGGAAGTACGATCCGGAGACCTACCTGAAGCAGCCGCCCTATTCGCGCACCTTCCAAGGCATCAAGAAGGCCTGATCCGTCGCTGACACCGAGACGCGGCCCCAATGGTCGCGTCTCGACTTTAATTGATCGCATTGGTGTCCACTTCGCCCGACGATCCTCTACCGGAAAATAAACTCGTGCCCGAGCCGATCCTAACGCTGACAGACGCTATGGTTGCCTTCGACGCGCTGCGCGCGGTCGACGGCGTCAGCCTGTCCGTGCCGCGCGGCCAACGTCGCGCCATCATCGGCCCCAACGGCGCCGGTAAGACCACGCTGTTCAACGCCATCGCCGGGATGGTGACGCCGACCAGCGGCCGGATCATGTTCGATGGTCACGACATCACGAAGCTGCCGCCGCATCGCCGCGCGCAGCTCGGCATCTCCCGCACCTTCCAGATCACCAATCTGTTTCCGACGCTGAGCGTGCAGGACAACATGGTGCTGGCCTTGCGCGGACTGTCGCCGCGCAAATTTTCGTTGTTCGGGAGGCCCGATACGGATTCCGTCGAAGCGCTGCGCATCGCCGCTGCGCTCGGCGCGGCCCGCATCGTGGAACGTGCCGATGTCACGGTCAAGCAATTGTCCTATGGCGAACAACGCCAGCTCGAGATCGCGCTTTCGCTTGTAACGACGCCGACGATGCTGCTGCTCGACGAGCCGGCCGCCGGCCTGTCGCCATCGGAGCGCTCAATGGTTGCGGAGATCATCCGGTCGCTGGATCGAGACATCACCGTGGTGCTGATCGAGCATGACATGGATCTCGCGCTTGGTCTCGTCGACTTCGTGACTTGCATGTTTGAAGGACGCATTCTGGTGGAGGAGGCTCCCGAGGGCATCCGTCGCAACAAGAAGGTCCAGGAAGTGTATCTCGGGAAGCCGCGTCATGCTTGAGGTTCGCGATCTGCACAGCGGCTATGGCGAGGCGGTTGTGGTCCGCGGTGTCTCGCTCGATGTCGGCGCCGGCGAGATCGTCGCGCTGCTCGGCCGCAACGGCATGGGCAAGACCACCTTTATCCGCTCGATCATGGGGCTGACGCCGCCGCAGATCCGCTCAGGCTCGATCACCTGGCGCGGCGAAAGTCTGGTCGGCCTGCGCCCGCACGACATCGCGGACCGCAAGATCGCGATCGTGCCGCAGGGCAGGCGGCTGTTTTCGTCGCTGACGGTGACGGAACATCTCACCATGCTGAAGGGAACGCGCGCCAAGGACGGCTGGACGGTCGAGCGCGTGTTTGGGATTTTTCCGCGTCTTGCGGAGCGGCGACATCACCGCGGCGGACAATTGTCCGGTGGCGAGCGCGGCATGCTCGCGGTCGGCCGCGCGCTGATGATGGATCCGCAATTGATCCTGATGGATGAGCCATCCGAAGGCCTGGCGCCGGTGATGGTGCAGCATCTCGAAGGCATCATTCTTGATCTGAAGCGCGAGGGGCTGTCGATCCTGCTGGTCGAGCAGAATCTCTACAGCGCATTGGCCGTCGCCGACCGGGTATACATTATCGAGACCGGGCAGGTCGTACATCAGGGTGATGCGAAAGAACTGAGCCAACATGCCGACCTGCTGTTCCAACGCCTCGGTGTGCAGTGAGCAAAGTTGCCAGCGAAGACCGGTTGGCTCCGGTCGCCGAACTGAATTGAGTAAAGTGAGCCGCATGCCTATCATCGATATGCACACCCATACCATCAGCAAACGCGTCGAGCCGCTGATCGCCGGCCAATACGATCCGATGGACAATCCCTATCGCCGCGACATGTCGCCGGAAAGCCGGGCCACCGACGCCGAGCAAGGCAAGCTGTTGCCGAGGCTGATGCTCGACGTCGCGGCGCGCCGCGAGGTGATGCAGCGGATGGGCGTCGATTTTCAGGTCATCGCACCGGCGCCGGCGCAGCAGCATTATTGGGCCGCTGAAGAATTGCAGGTGGCCCTGTCGCGGGTTCAAAACGAGGATGTCGCCGCATTGGTTGCCGAAGACCCCGGGCATTTTGCCGGCATGGGTACATTGCCGATGCGGTTTCCCGCCCGAGCTATCGAGGAAGCCGTGCATGCGGTCGAGACGCTCGGCCTGCGCGGCTTCCAGATCGACACCCGCGTCGAGAATCTCGAATTGTCGAATGCCGCCTTCGATCCGCTCTATGCCCGGCTGGCGAAGCTGCGCGTGCCGTTGTTCGTGCATCCGCTCGGGTTTTCGCATGGCCAGCGGCTGGGAGAGTTCTTCATGGTCAACAGCGTTGGGCAGCCGATCGAGGAAGCCATCGCGATCTCGCATTTCATTCTCGGTGGCGTGCTCGATCGACATCCCGAACTCGACCTGGTAATAGCCCATGGCGGCGGCTTCTATCCATTCTATGCCGGTCGCATGGATCACGCGTGGAAGGTTCGTCCCGAGGTGAAACGCCTCGCCGCAGAGGCTCCATCCAGTTATCTGAAGCGGTTATGGTTCGATACTTGCGTGTTTCGCACTGACCTGACCGAGGCGCTGGTAGCGATGGTTGGCACTGAGCGGCTGATGTTGGGCTCCGATTTTCCTTTCGACATGGGCGATGACGATCCGGTGGGCTTGGTGAACAGGGCGCGGTTATCGGAAGCCGATCGAGAGAAGATCACCTTCGGCAACGCCAGCCGTCTGTTCAAGATATCGAAAGTCGGCGCATAGCGCCTTGATGTCGGGCCGCGCGATTGGCTCGCTCACTTCTCCGGCTGACAACGCTGGTCAAACGAAATCGGCACGGCACGGCCAACGGAAGGTTTTCGGATCATGTATCGTGCCCGCGCGGCTAGTCTAGAGCTGAATTACGATAGGATAGCAAATCATGGCTGCGACCTGTCTCTTGTTTTAAGAGACTGTTAGCAGAACTGGCTTCCATTTTTCCAAACCATCCCCTATTAGGGAATTTCGTCTTGGTTGATGTCGCCGAGGGAGCAACAAATTGCTTATTAAAGGACTGCACCACATCGGCGTGCCTGTCCAAAATATGGACCGCGCAGAAGCGTTCTATGTCGGAATTTTAGGCCTCACGCCCTGCGAACAAAAGCCAAACTGGCTTTTCGCAGGGGACCATTTTTCGGTTCACCTGATGCCGTCCCGCCCCGACCTTGAACAAGTGAACCCGGCGAGGCACTTCACCCTGGAGGTCGCCCGGCTCGAAGAGATCGCCGGCTTGCTTCTGACGCACGGCCTGCGCCCGTATCAACTCACCGTCGATCAAGCGCGTCGGCGCGACATCACCTCGGCCGATGAACCGCTTGATTTCGGAATTGGCACCATTTTCGTCGAGGATCCCGACGGCAACACCGTGGAATTCCTCCAGCGCGATCGCGGGATCACGGCAGAGATCCTCGGATCGGCAGCGTAGCCCCGCCGGAAGCGGGAGAAGAGTTCGGCGGCAAGAACGCTCGCGGCTCCGTCAACGAGACGTGAAACCAGAGTGATGAGTAGGCGGCCGGCTGTGCCTGTCGTAAATTAAGTCCGGACATATTGGCGATGCAGTCCGCCCAAGATTGGGCGACAAAGAATGTGCCCGGCGCGATCGACGGCACGCGAGATCGGTGCATCTTTCGCCAGGGATAGATGCGTGCGGGCCCCATTGTAATATTTCATGTACGACAGCAGCAGGTGACGGAGGTGGCGCTCGCTGAACACAACAACGTGGTCAACGCATTCCCGTCGGATCGAACCGATCAGCCTTTCGGCATATCCATTTTGCCAAGGGGAACGCGGCGATGTTGGTCGGTCGCGAATGCCCATCGATCGAAGTCTACGGATAAAGACCCCACCATAGGCCCCGTCCCGGTCACGAATGAGATAGCGGGGAGCCTGTTCCCACCCGCAGGCTTCGGCATTGTGATGTAAAATGCATCGTCGCTTTCTCCTGAAGCGAGTACTTCGGCCACAACTTCATCCGCGCGGGGAAACGCGCGCACTCTCTCGCTCTGGCGCATTTCATGCGCCAGAGTTCTTTGAAATCCGCATCGACAGTGGTGCCTGTTTTCTCCCAGTATTTGAGAACGACCGGGTCCCCAGTGCGACGATCGATGGCGCGAATGACGGCGGATTTCAATGCGGCCGTGTTAGGGGATGACAGAAACGTTTCCTCAAGCTCGAAGCGTTGCGCGAGAGTATCGGGCTGTCGTTTCGCTTTGGTCGGAGGCATGGATTTTCCTCGCCATCGGGTGTTGCCGGATTGAAGGTACGGCGTGGCCGCTTGTGGTCGAATCAGGCCCCCGAAGGGAGTGTCCAAGATCTCTGTTTCTTGTTTGTTCGCAAGTTCGCAATAGGATCGTTTGCTTAACAGTAAGGGCTTGCAAAACCTGCCAAATGGCAGTATATAGACTGCCAATATGGGAGCTTGACCGTGAGTTACGCATTGCGACCGGCCGTGGACTCAGGGCAGGCGGCGGTAATTCCGAACCTCTCGGACGCTGATATCCGTGAGCGGTTGACGCCGGCTGCCGTCGACGGGGTGGTTCGGCTCGCCGAAATCTGGCGGTTGACCAGTGCCGAGGTCTGCGCGCTGCTCGGCGATGTCTCTGAACGCACCTGGTTTCGGATGAAGAAGGGCGAGTGGTCTGGCGCGCTGTCGCACGACACGCTCACCCGTGTCAGTGCACTCATCGGGATTTTCAAGGGCCTGCGACTGCTGTTTTCCGAGCCGCTGTCGGACGAATGGGTGCGTTTGCCTAACAAGGGACCGCTATATGGTGGTCGGCGTCCGCTCGATGCGATGATCCAAGGTGGCATTCCCAAGATGCTTGAGGTTCGCCAGCATATCGATGCCCTGCGCGGCGGTCTTTGAATGGCGTTGCCGGCGACGTTCGATGTGACTCAGCGCGACACGATGCGATTGATTTCGACCGGCCGCCTGAAAGATCCTGTGCTGCTGCCGCTTGCCGCCAACCACGGTGCACTTGAAGATCTTGCTGCGCTGGAGAGCGTCACCAACGGCCGGCTGCAAGCGCAGGAGACCGGCCTGCCGAACCTGGACCCGCGAGAGCTTGTGTTCGGTCGCGCCGGCTACACCTTCATCAACGCGGCCTTTACACATACACGGCCGGGCGGCAACCGGTTCAACGATGATAGTCGCGGGGCGTGGTACTGCGCGCTCGAATCGGAGACTGCGGTCGGCGAGGTCTCATACCATCTCACCCGTGAACTCGAAGCAATCGGACGTTTCGAGAACGTCACTGACTATGCTGAGTTGATCGCCGATTTCTTTGGTGCGTTCCATGATCTGCGCTCTTCCGATTTTAGCGCTCATCGGGCTCTCCACGCCGATCCGGCAATCGCGTACCCAGCGGGCCAGGCCCTCGCAAAGCAGCTTCGCCAAGAAGCTGCCAGTAACGGCATTATCTACCCTTCAATCCGGCACTCTGGGGGAACCTGCCTCGCGGCATTTCGTCCCGATCTCGTCCAAAACTTGCGGCAAGGGAGGATCTGGCGGCTCGAATGGCAAGGTATATCAACACCGACGGTGACGCAGCAAGGTCAGTAGCAGATATGAAAAGGGAGCGTGCTACTCTCACAGGCCCACACCAACGAGCCTCCCATGAGCCGAGACCCAGATAATTGGTACGAGGAGGAATACTGGGAAGAAATCGGTCGTCAGGAGGACCTCGCCGAGGCGATCAAGAATCTATCCCATCAGCCCATCCGCGACTTCTTGGGCACATACGGAGACGCCATCGACAATCGTCTCCGCGCAGAAACACGGTTTGTAACTGCCGAGGCATCATCGTTTATCCAGATTGAGGCCCACTGCGCGGTCCAGCGCATCGCCAAAAGAGGCGCAGCACGACCGTCATGGTGGGCGCCGCGCCAGGTTCAAGTTCCAGGCCTTGTCCAGATTGCGGGCCTCTGCCAGCGCGGCCGCGCTCGGTAAGAGGGTCGACTCGAGGTCGGTCTCGGTGAAATCGGCGCCGGCGAGATTGGCGTTGGAGAGGTCGGCTCCCGCAAGGTCGGCGTGGTTGAGGTTGCAGTTCGCCAGATTGGCATTCTGCAGCTTCGCGAATTCGAGATTGGCGCGCGAGAGATTGGCGCCGCTCAGATCCGCATTCCTGAGATCGGCGGACTTTAGCACGCCACGCATCAGGCCCATCGATTGGTTGCGCATGTCCGCGCTGAGATC is part of the Bradyrhizobium erythrophlei genome and encodes:
- a CDS encoding fumarylacetoacetate hydrolase family protein is translated as MSAAVQRVLPAIPATEVPVVGGGFFPVRRVYCVGRNYVDHIREMKEADERDPPFFFQKPRDAVVPNGAQVPYPPFTSDFQFEVELVIAIGCGGRDIAVADARDHIWGYAVGIDLTRRDRQRDARDLRLPWEVGKSFDASAPCGTIAPVRDARHFKGSNITLSVNGIERQRGDIGQMIWSVPEVIAQLSKQVTLGTGDLIYSGTPAGVGPVMPGDLIAAHIEGLPSLTITITPLEA
- a CDS encoding polysaccharide deacetylase family protein, with product MLPTERIAYSPIATRPPLKLPNGARMAVWVIVNVEEWDAKQTMPRTVLTPPAGGSPTPDIPNWAWHEYGNRVGFWRILKVFDEFNIPGVLAINGSALAAYPPIVEAAMARNWEFMGHGFTQRNMQKVENEREDIRKTADVIAKATGKRPRGWLGPGLTETWETPDLLKEEGYDYVADWVLDDQPVWLKTTTKPIVNVPYTQECNDVAMMLIQHHKASEYYDRAIDQFEQIYDDAADSARIMALVLHPYIMGAPHRLKYFRRIFETIRKKPDVAFMTGEQILDWYLSVGPKPP
- a CDS encoding branched-chain amino acid ABC transporter permease, whose translation is MSIFQLLNGLTFAALLFVVASGFTLIFGLLRIVNLAHGALYLFGGYVGFTVAVKTGSFALGGIGAMVAIAAIGFVLDQGLLRFVRGNELRQVLLTLGFAFVLNDLALVIWGGDSFTVPIPQTLRGGLRVFGVFYPTYRLFVLVTGIVLFAALWLLLNHTRLGALIRAGVDDAEMVEASGVNIRRVFLVTFLLGSALAGLGGLMGGAFLSLYPSADAEILVFSLAVVIIGGRGSLVGVGVGSLLVGLLNTLGQVMFPELAYFVIFGPMAVLLAFRPLGLFGRAA
- a CDS encoding branched-chain amino acid ABC transporter permease, which encodes MTTPVAPRVLGVAGMTGRAALIAAIIVVAAAALPLLLSNYQVGLATEVLIFGILAMSIDILAGFAGRTSLGHGAIFGVSTYVVVYATTHAGLPPAVAFAAGVLAATVVAAIFGLLAVRTSGVYFLLLTLALGMIVWGICLRWTQVTGGENGMRGDVRPAVLLTNSTFYWAVLASAAVVAFAMWRFVRSPFGLTLRGIRDSESRMRSLGYNVPLHLFIGFTVSGFFAGVAGALYAMFNNFVSPSTVALAQSVEGVLMMIAGGVGTLFGAFVGAAAIIALENVVSAYTERWQMVLGITFILIMIFAPEGIIGKLRATLTRKVR
- a CDS encoding ABC transporter substrate-binding protein translates to MDRRQFLKNTTAALTVAGAGVGPWRSAQAQAGPIKIGLLAPLTGVVASGGKEMVEGVQFYLDRVKGEMGGRKVELVIEDDASNPDTALQKARRLVEQGNCHMLIGNLLANTGLAVANYVKGTGTPYFIPIIAADDLTQRQRIKNVIRVAGYSASEFTHPLGDWALKQGYKKIATISQDYTFGHEQCGGLAQVFTEGGGEIVQQFWHPLNTADFSPYLGQLADLKIDAVFAMETGADATRFIQQYSSFGLKAQTPLLAAMNGTDQSVIRTLGEECEGIISPAHFAEGSDNPVTQEFAKEYEAKYGKIPSLYGFSMYSGVMWIDAALKKMGGKVEGRDAFIDTVLKTELDGSPLGKAVKLDAYGNPIYDVYIRKVAKRADGKFWNVPVTSYPNVSQFWKYDPETYLKQPPYSRTFQGIKKA
- a CDS encoding ABC transporter ATP-binding protein — its product is MPEPILTLTDAMVAFDALRAVDGVSLSVPRGQRRAIIGPNGAGKTTLFNAIAGMVTPTSGRIMFDGHDITKLPPHRRAQLGISRTFQITNLFPTLSVQDNMVLALRGLSPRKFSLFGRPDTDSVEALRIAAALGAARIVERADVTVKQLSYGEQRQLEIALSLVTTPTMLLLDEPAAGLSPSERSMVAEIIRSLDRDITVVLIEHDMDLALGLVDFVTCMFEGRILVEEAPEGIRRNKKVQEVYLGKPRHA
- a CDS encoding ABC transporter ATP-binding protein; amino-acid sequence: MLEVRDLHSGYGEAVVVRGVSLDVGAGEIVALLGRNGMGKTTFIRSIMGLTPPQIRSGSITWRGESLVGLRPHDIADRKIAIVPQGRRLFSSLTVTEHLTMLKGTRAKDGWTVERVFGIFPRLAERRHHRGGQLSGGERGMLAVGRALMMDPQLILMDEPSEGLAPVMVQHLEGIILDLKREGLSILLVEQNLYSALAVADRVYIIETGQVVHQGDAKELSQHADLLFQRLGVQ
- a CDS encoding amidohydrolase family protein; the encoded protein is MPIIDMHTHTISKRVEPLIAGQYDPMDNPYRRDMSPESRATDAEQGKLLPRLMLDVAARREVMQRMGVDFQVIAPAPAQQHYWAAEELQVALSRVQNEDVAALVAEDPGHFAGMGTLPMRFPARAIEEAVHAVETLGLRGFQIDTRVENLELSNAAFDPLYARLAKLRVPLFVHPLGFSHGQRLGEFFMVNSVGQPIEEAIAISHFILGGVLDRHPELDLVIAHGGGFYPFYAGRMDHAWKVRPEVKRLAAEAPSSYLKRLWFDTCVFRTDLTEALVAMVGTERLMLGSDFPFDMGDDDPVGLVNRARLSEADREKITFGNASRLFKISKVGA
- a CDS encoding VOC family protein, whose product is MLIKGLHHIGVPVQNMDRAEAFYVGILGLTPCEQKPNWLFAGDHFSVHLMPSRPDLEQVNPARHFTLEVARLEEIAGLLLTHGLRPYQLTVDQARRRDITSADEPLDFGIGTIFVEDPDGNTVEFLQRDRGITAEILGSAA
- a CDS encoding integrase core domain-containing protein, whose product is MGIRDRPTSPRSPWQNGYAERLIGSIRRECVDHVVVFSERHLRHLLLSYMKYYNGARTHLSLAKDAPISRAVDRAGHILCRPILGGLHRQYVRT
- a CDS encoding antitoxin Xre-like helix-turn-helix domain-containing protein, coding for MSYALRPAVDSGQAAVIPNLSDADIRERLTPAAVDGVVRLAEIWRLTSAEVCALLGDVSERTWFRMKKGEWSGALSHDTLTRVSALIGIFKGLRLLFSEPLSDEWVRLPNKGPLYGGRRPLDAMIQGGIPKMLEVRQHIDALRGGL
- a CDS encoding RES family NAD+ phosphorylase; protein product: MALPATFDVTQRDTMRLISTGRLKDPVLLPLAANHGALEDLAALESVTNGRLQAQETGLPNLDPRELVFGRAGYTFINAAFTHTRPGGNRFNDDSRGAWYCALESETAVGEVSYHLTRELEAIGRFENVTDYAELIADFFGAFHDLRSSDFSAHRALHADPAIAYPAGQALAKQLRQEAASNGIIYPSIRHSGGTCLAAFRPDLVQNLRQGRIWRLEWQGISTPTVTQQGQ